A region of Hippoglossus stenolepis isolate QCI-W04-F060 chromosome 7, HSTE1.2, whole genome shotgun sequence DNA encodes the following proteins:
- the LOC124852108 gene encoding paramyosin-like: MEDHMASSETMGTGSTSVTMATDSVETDPDLQVQCERVKGQRLASASHCPSMQHSQRLDQRLHMLRDEVRAMTQEKERGERVWRERLQRCQRQLKAKEEEMSRQSQYFENFKTQLQHKLSLARDREQSLQNRLYTLEKRLLDMTVSAATGMATIRAVRITAGTVTLRAEQQRLTSMRGEEGGLEGDEGQTEKEIEGGGNNDTKQSSDESRLQGFILSLQEDLRVLLERGEDGMTERRGLVEQLAEAQENGHFLGNRVEEMKAEVHRLKLSESSLMEEVEELREENDRLQLILREAANQTASQSSTVVENACTGPGTNSVGSSAEVQPSLTRGVDQSQLSAVPPDHHQVAAEIPQNKPDCGSKDNLSFQSLSLTSETIDEFNLETWCCRGILDLEQSPSEESDALREAYKSLGLGEDLADLREQRGRLEAALRHTQEELEMVAQENTQLKIQLRQQAEEQAAQQGSSREKIGHVQSSPPQDNNISAHAQDELAQDELAQALNQENRALAERIKELLAHIELREVEIKMEQSQLREHASRLEEVRVRQEQENQEQGCLITELTRKTEDDLNTIMELQQKLEESGKQSNVEECVDNTINGTP, translated from the exons ATGGAGGATCACATGGCCTCATCAGAGACGATGGGCACCGGAAGCACttctgttaccatggcaactgaCTCTGTGGAGACTGATCCCGACCTGCAGGTTCAGTGTGAAAGAGTGAAG GGTCAGAGA CTCGCCTCAGCCTCCCACTGCCCCAGCATGCAACACTCCCAGAGGCTGGACCAAAGACTGCACATGCTCAGGGACGAGGTCAGAGCCATG ACTCAGGAGAAGGAGCGAGGGGAGCGGGTATGGAGGGAGCGACTGCAGCGCTGTCAAAGGCAGCTGAAGgccaaagaggaggagatgagccGTCAGTCCCAGTACTTTGAGAACTTTAAAACCCAACTCCAACACAAGCTGAGCCTGGCCCgggacagagagcagagcctaCAGAACCGCCTCTACACTTTAGAGAAGCGGCTGCTTGACATGACTGTGAGCGCCGCCACCGGCATGGCCACAATCAGAGCGGTCAGAATCACTGCCGGGACCGTAACACTCCGGGCAGAGCAACAGAGGCTGACTTCtatgagaggagagg agggaggactAGAGGGTGATGAGGGACAGACTGAGAAAGAAatagaaggaggaggaaacaacgACACAAAGCAGAGCTCAGATGAGTCGAGGCTGCAGGGATTCATCTTGAGCCTGCAGGAGGATCTCAGGGTGCTgctggagagaggggaggatggGATGACAGAGCGGAGGGGGCTGGTGGAGCAGCTCGCTGAGGCCCAGGAGAACGGCCACTTCCTGGGCAACAgagtggaggagatgaaggcGGAGGTGCACCGGCTGAAGCTGTCTGAAAGCTCACTGATGGAGGAGGTTGAGGAGCTGAGAGAAGAGAACGACAGACTCCAGCTGATCCTCAGGGAAGCTGCAAACCAAACAGCCAGTCAGTCGTCGACAGTCGTCGAGAACGCCTGCACAGGTCCAGGGACGAACTCAGTGGGGAGCTCGGCAGAG GTGCAGCCATCCTTGACCAGGGGAGTAGATCAGTCACAGTTATCTGCAGTTCCACCTGATCACCACCAGGTTGCAGCAGAGATCCCACAGAACAAACCCGACTGTGGCTCCAAAGACAACCTCAGCTTCCAGTCCCTTTCCTTGACTTCAGAGACAATAGATGAGTTTAACCTGGAGACGTGGTGCTGCAGAGGGATCTTAGACCTGGAGCAGAGCCCCAGTGAGGAATCTGATGCCCTGAGAGAAGCGTATAAGAGTTTGGGGTTAGGGGAAGATCTTGCGGACCTTCGAGAGCAACGTGGCCGCCTGGAGGCCGCCCTGCGGCACACGCAGGAAGAACTGGAGATGGTGGCTCAGGAGAACACTCAACTAAAAATACAACTCAGGCAACAGGCAGAGGAACAAGCTGCACAGCAGGGGTCTTCAAGAGAAAAG ATCGGCCATGTCCAGTCCTCTCCACCCCAGGATAACAACATTTCCGCCCACGCCCAGGATGAACTTGCCCAGGATGAACTCGCTCAGGCCCTCAATCAGGAGAACCGGGCCTTGGCAGAGAGGATCAAGGAGCTGCTGGCTCACATCGAGCTCCGAGAGGTGGAGATCAAGATGGAGCAAAGTCAGCTGAGGGAGCATGCCTCCAGGTTGGAGGAGGTCAGAGTcaggcaggagcaggagaaccAGGAGCAAGGATGTTTGATCACAGAGCTCACCAGGAAGACGGAGGATGATCTCAACACAATCATGGAGCTTCAGCAAAAGTTGGAAGAGAGTGGGAAGCAGAGCAACGTAGAGGAATGTGTGGACAATACG ATAAACGGCACACCATAA
- the LOC118112116 gene encoding uncharacterized threonine-rich GPI-anchored glycoprotein PJ4664.02 yields the protein MFTCCVHVQAKKLQSELCQSEARREEAERTAAEKGMRLTDVANQMEETRRENKSLSTQVKELQSKVTGLLREKSNALLLKTQIEEQYNILTAQLKAKTVALGELNSEYITLKRGLGIRHDDALMSVRTRYNDIRAKYDALLKKRSLTDLDLAPLKAKVSCLVVKCQERNNFLAKMMKTMHRHGCADSTLKQQVELLLSDAALRDYTAAFAPGGSVTTGDYSAGFTPRFISTFIHSDCPTGSIRNQNCPAVLSPAIELTNNGLTPEAGGKCRDFKSDEQVPISTASSTNIQDCRSEVTRAATGTPKRNASSPVQQKPSVEATAALKESSIMNTAKMGLQGLQSSQLSLSSSGLIQATGGPETFGFHPSDVRGKSSPDLTSSTRSSLSSTPPPSSGTPRRLSSPEKIINLHEQLQRTLMSSYQAPVSRGRRQEPRKSLSFSAPADLNLTCQTNRLSFNKPHINSLPVTAASNQTTHAGITIKPATTLFNAVASRSAHFSFSPSIFTHHHFKASALSGSSNESKSPSHSGTDMTVSPDMTEKLPAVPNTFETTTHTTPLTLGTNSFDSNVSICADTNLKSTASDTTAPGKSTAPESNILIGVAPAERDGPVFSASWTQSGRRSPERPNRSARKSTAAGDQTKSARPRPDAPAEVRSVEVIKTVGQSSLMIGWERPSLDELGCSNGTFVYGYRLLIDGDFHKSVMSSACTKCIAENVDLSVPIHISVQTLGSNGLSSNSVHTVFRKDQH from the exons ATGTTTACgtgttgtgtgcatgttcagGCAAAGAAGTTGCAAAGTGAACTGTGTCAGTCAGAGgccaggagggaggaggcagagaggacgGCAGCGGAGAAGGGGATGAGACTGACCGATGTAGCCAATCAGATGGAAGAAACCAGGAGGGAAAACAAGAGCCTCAGCACCCAG GTGAAGGAGCTGCAAAGTAAAGTGACCGGCCTGCTGAGGGAGAAGAGTAATGCTCTGTTACTAAAGACACAGATAGAAGAACAGTACAACATCCTCACAGCCCAGCTGAAGGCCAAG ACGGTGGCTCTTGGCGAGTTGAACTCCGAGTACATCACTTTAAAAAGGGGACTGGGCATCAGGCATGATGATGCTCTCATGTCTGTCCGCACGCGCTACAACGACATCAGAGCTAAG TATGATGCACtcctgaagaagaggagcctgACAGATCTGGATTTGGCTCCTTTAAAG GCCAAGGTGTCATGTCTGGTGGTGAAGTGTCAGGAGAGGAACAACTTCTTAGCTAAGATGATGAAAACCATGCACAGACACGGCTGCGCGGACTCCACACTCAAAcagcaggtggagctgctgctcagtgacGCTGCTCTGCGGGACTACACTGCAGCATTCGCACCGGGAGGCAGCGTAACCACTGGGGATTACAGTGCTGGGTTTACACCAAGATTTATCTCAACGTTTATTCATTCAGACTGCCCCACTGGATCCATACGTAATCAGAACTGTCCCGCTGTTCTCTCACCTGCAATTGAACTAACAAATAATGGACTCACACCGGAAGCTGGAGGAAAATGCAGAGACTTCAAAAGTGACGAACAAGTTCCTATATCCACTGCATCATCAACAAATATTCAAGACTGCAGGAGTGAAGTCACACGTGCAGCAACAGGAACACCGAAGAGAAATGCCAGCTCACCTGTGCAGCAGAAACCCAGTGTCGAAGCTACAGCAGCACTTAAAGAGAGCTCGATTATGAATACTGCAAAG atGGGTTTACAGGGATTGCAGTCCTCACAGCTGTCTCTGTCCAGCAGTGGACTGATCCAAGCAACCGGTGGTCCAGAGACATTTGGATTTCATCCGTCAGACGTGAGAGGGAAGTCGTCCCCAGATCTGACCAGTTCAACCCGGTCCTCCCTGAgttccactcctcctccctcctccggcACGCCCAGAAGGCTGAGCAGCCCCGAGAAGATCATCAACCTCCATGAGCAACTGCAGAGGACTCTGATGAGCAGCTATCAG GCTCCAGTGAGCAGAGGACGAAGACAGGAGCCCAGGAAAAGTCTCTCATTTTCAGCTCCTGCAGACCTGAATCTGACCTGTCAGACAAACAGGCTCAGCTTCAATAAGCCACACATCAACTCTCTCCCAGTCACCGCTGCCTCAAACCAAACTACACACGCTGGAATAACAATTAAACCTGCGACAACGCTTTTTAATGCAGTCGCTTCTAGATCTGCTCATTTTTCATTCAGCCCCAGCATCTTTACTCACCATCACTTCAAAGCATCTGCTCTTTCCGGCTCATCTAATGAAAGTAAATCCCCCTCACACAGTGGCACTGACATGACAGTTTCCCCAGACATGACAGAGAAACTCCCTGCTGTCCCGAACACATTTGAGACAACAACTCACACAACTCCTCTAACTCTTGGGACCAATAGCTTTGACTCCAATGTCTCAATATGTGCTGACACTAATCTGAAAAGCACTGCCTCAGACACGACTGCTCCTGGAAAATCAACTGCCCCTGAAAGTAATATTCTTATTGGTGTTGCCCCTGCTGAACGTGACGGACCCGTCTTCTCTGCATCCTGGACCCAGTCTGGTCGACGCTCTCCAGAGAGACCCAACAGGTCTGCCAGGAAGTCCACTGCTGCTGGAGATCAGACAAAATCAGCAAGACCCAGACCAG ACGCTCCAGCAGAGGTTCGCTCTGTTGAGGTCATCAAAACCGTGGGCCAGAGCAGCCTCATGATTGGCTGGGAGAGGCCGTCACTAGACGAGCTGGGCTGCAGTAACGGCACGTTTGTGTACGGATACAGG TTGCTTATAGATGGGGACTTCCACAAATCTGTCATGAGCTCGGCGTGCACCAAG tgcATCGCGGAGAACGTCGACCTGAGCGTCCCGATCCACATCAGCGTCCAAACGCTGGGATCGAACGGTCTGAGTTCAAACAGTGTCCACACCGTGTTCAGGAAGGACCAGCACTGA